The following coding sequences lie in one Chelonoidis abingdonii isolate Lonesome George chromosome 6, CheloAbing_2.0, whole genome shotgun sequence genomic window:
- the LOC116816038 gene encoding thioredoxin-like — protein MVKTVGNLEEFKSELKSAGAKLVVVDFSATWCGPCKMIKPFFHSLCEKFPDVVFLEVDVDDAQDVASECAVQCMPTFHFYKEGKKVQEFSGANREKLEETIVKLR, from the exons ATGGTGAAGACCGTGGGAAACTTG GAAGAATTTAAATCTGAATTGAAATCTGCTGGTGCTAAGCTTGTAGTTGTTGACTTCTCGGCCACATGGTGTGGACCATGCAAAATGATCAAACCTTTTTTTCAT agTCTTTGTGAGAAGTTCCCAGATGTAGTGTTTCTTGAAGTTGATGTGGATGATGCTCAG GATGTGGCTTCAGAGTGTGCAGTCCAGTGCATGCCAACATTCCACTTCTACAAGGAAGGCAAAAAG GTGCAGGAATTCTCTGGAGCAAACAGAGAGAAGCTGGAAGAGACTATTGTCAAGCTACGCTGA